The Vigna unguiculata cultivar IT97K-499-35 chromosome 11, ASM411807v1, whole genome shotgun sequence genomic sequence ATCTGCAGCTGATGCGAAATCTCTAAAGGCATATGTTATGATATTTGCCAAGTTTGCTAATTCTGGGATATAATTTTATGACCTTGTTTTAACCCATGCATATACATCATCTTTTGGGGTTTCTCAGGCTTTGGTTGTGTAATAGATTATCTCAGATTCACCTTTCCCATCCTTTTTTCTCCCTCTTTAAATTCAAAGCTTACTTCTTTTAACCTCAACTGCCATTTTAGTTGCTGTAATggtaaatttctttattttatcgaTTTAATGCTCGTGCCATTTTTAACATTAATGTGTCTCATAAACCTGATAATCAAGGGTAAACAAATCACTGGAAGATAGTCACTACTATTGTCAAAAACGTATACTCTGTTCTGGTTGGAAACTCTATTAGGAtttttttggtcaaacaaaggGTGTGCCTTGGCAAATTATTCAGTAattcaaaattgtttttaacAAATCGGCATTTTGTGGATAGTAGTAGTGGAAGCTTAGTTTTGCAGAAAAAAAAGATAGCACTTAATTTAATGGTAATGAGGCAGAATCTGTTAATTGATTATTCTAATAGCTCTGTAGCGCATGCTTTCGAAGAATAGAAGTCCGAATTATGTAATAGTAATTTCAATTTATGGATAAAGCGTAGTTCTCAATAAATAAtgtaacccaattttgttagaAAAGAAACTGTTTGTTTAGCCCAGTCTCGTTTAGTGACATGTTTCCAAATCTACTGTGAAGAATATTCAACtatcttttaaataagaaaatattggaaaattcaactaattttttatcacaaaatataGTGTggctaaattatttattaacgtTGCACAAACTGTCAATATTTCACAAGTTAAATTATTTCAGAATAAATAATTTGGAGACACTCCCAATTTCGTtctcttttaattataaattcttaaagCTGTTGTCTTTTCCCTCCTTCCTTTTAGAAATGTAATTCTAAACTAGTTGTTATTATCTTTCCAATTTTATCTCtaagttttattttgaaaagaataaggcaaaatatatatgcaattaaaagaataaatatattgataagaATAAAATGACAATAGTTTGAGAGATATTTGAGATgagaattttattattagttgtgGCGACGATGTATGTATTAAATGCAAAAATctatttattatgcatttgaattatataaaaaacacTAATTGTacgatttttaattaattagttaataatataagaaattattCATACAACAACTCACATAATTATTTGTACAATGAcattcttcttcctttttctaccTCTCTTGGCCATATCATTTGTTCATTACCTTAATATATTAAGTGGTTTTTGAATGTAATACTGAAATAATAGTGCTCTTCTTTTGGTGAGttaatgaaagaaaatagtTGTCTTCTGcagatttaatataaattaagctGTGTAATTATTAACTTGCAAGAATTAAATAAGTAGAAGAAATGACAAAGAAAGTACATTAATGGGGTTTGGCAGCACAGAACTGAGGTTGAAAATTTGGAGGCATTGAAGATGTAATAAGAAAAGCATATGATAAGCAGCAGGAAGCATGATAATGAGAGAGTGCGATGCCATGCTCCATTACAAAattcttatttcatttttttaaaaccaaacaaCAAGGAATATCAGTAGGGACAGCAAAACGACAAAAATGGAATGCATCAccataaatcatttttaattcatagATATTTTGAAACTTAGATTctcattttgaaaaatgtttttttttcttctctttaacATGGTAGCAGATGAGTGTAGTTGGTGTGTGTTAATGCAACATAGTCACTGTTTTTAAGACTCTGTATAAGCCACTTTAAGGGTCAACAATTTCTTAGCACTAAAGCCAAGAGACCaaaaagactaaaacaatgatgCACTCATTCAAGTGTGATGTGTGACTCAGTCTCTGATTCCTCTCCAAATTCATCCAACTTCCAAggtctttctctctcttcttccttgtttttttccttttccactttgctttctttcttctttcatttgcAATTTCATGACATGCCCTGAATCATTAAAAGGGTAGTTTTTGAAGTTTAGGATGATGGAACAAATCTTAGATAGATGATTTCTCAATTCTATTTAtctttctgttttctttttcgaaGTCAAGGGAATATTGTTCCAAGAGGTCAGAAAACAATGAATTGTTCATCATGGGGGACTTCAGAATCCAGAAGTTTGAGCTTAGAAGTGGATTTTCTGCCACAACAATGCCACAAGAGCAAAACATTGAGCTTTCAATTCCAAGAACAGGATTCATCTTCGATTCATTCGGGTCAATCTTCTACCGGTAATTGGATTTAAACCCTGTCTGTTTGTACAATTCCGAATGCTTCTTGTACTTATCATCTGTGGTTCTGTCATTTCTTTCTGTAATTGAAACTGTAGCATAGCAGTATACTGTTTTGTAAACGAAATGAAATGGAGCACCAAAGGTATATGACTGTGATGTGATCCTATGTTGCATTAAATCCTCACTCAGCATTGGATATTGGATAAAAGTTTTATCCACACATGATAGAAGATTTCTTCCAAAATGGCTTATTCGGCATCAGAAAATTCTTGTCAAATTCCCTAGCATGCTACTTCATATACCATATTGATGAGTATTTTCTCTGCTCTTTGCATAATAGTTGAAATGTCTGTTCAGCATAGTTCTATTGGTTCAACACTTGGCACAACCGAGGGATGTGTCATCAGGTCATTTATGCAGAATCAGGATTTCACCTTCCCTCCTCCACTACTGGATCAAAGCCAAACACTTGTAGGTAGATATATTCTCAAGTTCTTGTGGATGGAAGATATATGCATATGTTTTCCTAAAATTTGTGTTTCAGGCTCACTATGCTGATCCAGGCTATAACATATAAAATCTGAATGTGTGCACATGAATCCGCCTAATGTAGAATAGCTAAATGTATACTTAAAGGTAAAATCTGAATGTATGCACATGAATCTAAAACTAACATATTTTGCTACTTCTAGAATAGGGACTAAGtgcaaaatttaaaatggtATGTAGAAATATATGGATGAATGCGTATGCAAGTCTAGAATGACTAATATGAATGGATTATGAAGCCAAATCACAGCAGAACAGTGCAGACTtcaaagtttaaatgcatgtaAAAAGTCTCCTATGACCTATTAATATGAGATATGCActtaaaattcaaagaaagaCTCAAGAAATAAAATTCATGCATGAAAACCTAAGCTAGACAGATTTCTAATTCCTAAGATGCTAAAATGCAATTGCAGTACTTAAGCTAAGCTTAAAATTATGTACATTGTGCTGTAAGGTATGAgaagtaaaggaaaaaaaatagtcCTACACCAGTAACCACATAAGTAACAAAAGAACACACAGGTAGTGTAAAACTAGGAAGAAGTGCAATAAAGGTGAGTGGACATGTGCATAACAGTAGGTGCAATTAAAGCTCAACGTAAAAGCCGTTTTACTAGTGCAATTCATGCCGCACTGTTCCACAAGGACACACAGCTACTGCAGCCAATTAAAAAACCTCACTTTGCAATTGAACATTCAATCAGGTACACACTACACTATAGCTAGGCACTTTTTAGGCAACGAACCCATTTGTCCTTAATCACATATATGGATATTAGATTGTGGTTACTCTTTTTTGAATGTTGGGTTCCATATTCAATGACATGCAAAATAGTCATCATATTTAGATATGATAACTAAAAAGGAACTGATCGTTAAAACCAATGAATAATCAGACTTACACTTCATATTTACTGTGTTATCATACGATGGTTTAGAGCTGAATTTCCATCAAGTCCTATGCCATCATAATACGCTATGAAGTTTTCATGGTTTCTGTGTAGTGTTTTTGCTATCTATGTAATTTAATTCTCATATGATTGTTGAGAAGTAACCTCATCTACAACTTATCTACCTCTACCCAACTCCACCCTGCACgttttctcattctcttctgTTGCATAACCCTTCTAACTTCAGCTACTTCATTCCATAAACTTTTTCTTGCATAGACATGTGCTAATGTTAAATATGGTGCTGCATTACATGGTTCCATCTTAATAAGTTGATCAGCAGCCTCCTTCCCAAGTTCTACATTGCCATATATATTACACGAACTCAAGAAAGAGCTCCAAATTACATAATTAGGATCATAGGGCATTTCTTGCATTAAATCCCTTGCCTTACTCAAACTCCCTTTTCTAGCATACAGATCAAGCAAGCAAGCATATTGATCAATATCTGGAGACAAGCCATAATTTGTTGTCATTTTGTTGAAGTATTCCACCCCTTTGTCAAGCAATCCTGCATGATTACAAGCTGTTAAGACAGTAGTGAAGCAAATATGATCAGGAACTAACTCTTGCTTGGTCAGTAGACAATCAAAAAGTTCCAAAGCCTCTGAACTTCTCCCACATTGAGCATAACCCATGATCATGGATGTCCACAACACATTATTCTTCTCAGAAGTCTGATCCAACACGCGTTGAGCCTCGTCAATATCGCCACCTTTTGAATACATATCAATCAAAGCACTGGTCACAAACACATTCCTTTCCGAACCCATTTTAATAACAAGAGAGTGCACTTGCCTTCCCTGAAGGAGCAATGCAAGGCTGCTACAAGCATTTAGAATCGTACATAAAGTATGATCAGTAATACCCAAATTTCGCCCCCTCATTTCTACAAACAGCTTCAATGCATCGTTACTGCACAGGTTTTTAGAATATCCAGAGATCATAGAATTGTACACAACAATATCCTTCTCACTAGTTTCAACAAATAAGAGTACAGCATCATCAATTTGTCCCTGATTTGCATAACAATCAATCAATGAGCTGACCACAAAATTGTTAGTATCACATCCCTGCTTGATGATATGAGTATGAAGAGCAGAGCAATGTTGAAGGCCACCATTTTGCCCAACACAGGCATTAATCACACTAACAAAGGTAAGACAATTGGGCTTAATTTGGGTGCATAACATCTCTTTGAACAACAAGAAGGCATTTATTCCTTGTCCGTTGATCGATAATCCCGTTATAAGTGAAGTCCATGAAACTTGATCATGCGTTCTGATGCCACTAAATACCTTCTTTGCATCCAGAATAGCAAAACATTTGGCATAGAAATCAATCAGCGCACTGCAGAGGAACAAATTATCTTCATATCCAGATCGAATCATGAAAGCATGGATTTGTATACCCAAACGCCAATTCCGGGTTTTTGCACAAGAACTAAGTGCAGTACAAAGAGCATATTTTACTGGCTTCCTCGTTGGTCCATTCACTGTGCTTAATGACTCTATTGCTCCACAGATGCTAGCAGGTTTAGAACACGGTTTGCCAAATAATTTGTGCCTGAAACCATAAGCAAAAGAGCTTGAAAAATGCACCATACTACAGAGCTTGAACAATGATTCACATCTCTCAATCATCTTCTTCACGCCGCAACCCAAACCCAACTTTTTACCACGAACCAACCAATCTCACACAGTACGCCAAACACTAGCGTCTCAAAATCCAGTAACCCAACATCAAATCAGAAGCAGAAAACCAAGACAAGAGAAACCCTCGCCGGTGGCCTCGCCGCCAGCGATTCGAAGCTCTGAACGGGAGTGTGGTCGCGTGAACGGATGAGGGATGGTCGTGTGGTGACGAGCCGCGGCGTCCTCGCGCACCAGCGTCGTCGGAGATTCCCTCGACGATGATGGCAGGACCGGCGACGACCTTGAGGCGGCTGAACCCGTTGACGGCGGTATCCGGCAAGCGAGACCTCGCGGCCATGAAGGGGATCGGTGCAGCTCCTGTTTGAAACGCATTGGAGAAGCGAAGGAGGAGACGCCGGTGCAGGAACGTTTCGCGCGAGGTGGAGTGAAGGGCGATGGTGTCGCCGGTGAAGCCTCCGGCGGAGGTCGTTAGTGCGGCTAGGTGGAGGTACGACGGAATCGGCAGCTGCTCGAGATAAGGGCCTGATGTTGGATGGGGTTTACGAATTAAGAAGAGATTAGGGTTAGGTTAATTAGGTTTTAGTTGGTTTTAGAAAGAGCTGAACATTGTTCCGCGCACCCCCTTTCAATCTTCGCATCCTTCCTAGTTGATGTTTCAGAACTGTTTTGTGTTTGCTTAGCACACCCCTTTATTTAGCACACCCCTTTATTTACTGCACGCACCCCACCTGTTACTTCATACACCTCCATGTGATACTCATGCACTCCATATCTTTGtctgttgttttgtttttgggcttgttgttgtgtttactttGTCCACCCTCACTAATCACTTATGTACCccatattttgttttccatttttatcttttttaattaaatttcatctttcaattatttatttattattattattttttttaaataataatatttaaaaattataaaaattacaaatatagaaaaaaatcaaaaaaatgttctctttcattttattgtgtctgtccggtcgctcgcaccgtgt encodes the following:
- the LOC114168476 gene encoding uncharacterized protein LOC114168476: MISQFYLSFCFLFRSQGNIVPRGQKTMNCSSWGTSESRSLSLEVDFLPQQCHKSKTLSFQFQEQDSSSIHSGQSSTVEMSVQHSSIGSTLGTTEGCVIRSFMQNQDFTFPPPLLDQSQTLAHYADPGYNI
- the LOC114168470 gene encoding pentatricopeptide repeat-containing protein At4g37170-like; protein product: MIERCESLFKLCSMVHFSSSFAYGFRHKLFGKPCSKPASICGAIESLSTVNGPTRKPVKYALCTALSSCAKTRNWRLGIQIHAFMIRSGYEDNLFLCSALIDFYAKCFAILDAKKVFSGIRTHDQVSWTSLITGLSINGQGINAFLLFKEMLCTQIKPNCLTFVSVINACVGQNGGLQHCSALHTHIIKQGCDTNNFVVSSLIDCYANQGQIDDAVLLFVETSEKDIVVYNSMISGYSKNLCSNDALKLFVEMRGRNLGITDHTLCTILNACSSLALLLQGRQVHSLVIKMGSERNVFVTSALIDMYSKGGDIDEAQRVLDQTSEKNNVLWTSMIMGYAQCGRSSEALELFDCLLTKQELVPDHICFTTVLTACNHAGLLDKGVEYFNKMTTNYGLSPDIDQYACLLDLYARKGSLSKARDLMQEMPYDPNYVIWSSFLSSCNIYGNVELGKEAADQLIKMEPCNAAPYLTLAHVYARKSLWNEVAEVRRDSDSFPVHKFRVCEGVLFHKREPRFGWSWVVVAVDEPQPHWDPLLPFLPNNTLVAADKITLRGLMKVK